A region from the Candidatus Thiothrix putei genome encodes:
- a CDS encoding LysR family transcriptional regulator yields the protein MHYYKQTRYKLLRTFCVVAQKENITHAADQLHISQPTVSLQIQALEREMGEKLLERRGPSVRLTPEGRILYQLVQPIAAGIDSLKETFAASLGKMEQGELNIAVGQSTALYVLPRYLEHFCAAYPGIRINLHNVEGQSGMKKLLEDQVDLAVGPLLQIPDTIVYKPFASFGSILITPEDHPLAGLKRKITLEDIGPYGLILPPRNMSTWRMVDTVFRQNEVPYSVAMEAGGWEIVKKYVEMGLGVSIVTEVCLTGHEKIVAIPLSDYFPARSYGLIVRRGKFFTPQAKRFIEMFDEKFFMEEM from the coding sequence ATGCACTACTACAAGCAGACGCGCTACAAATTATTGCGAACTTTTTGCGTGGTGGCGCAAAAGGAAAACATCACCCATGCAGCCGATCAGTTGCATATCAGCCAGCCGACAGTTTCCTTACAAATTCAGGCACTTGAGCGTGAAATGGGCGAAAAGTTGCTGGAGCGTCGTGGGCCTAGTGTACGTTTAACCCCAGAAGGCCGCATTCTCTACCAATTGGTGCAGCCGATTGCTGCGGGGATTGATTCTCTCAAGGAAACCTTTGCGGCGAGCCTCGGTAAAATGGAACAGGGGGAGCTAAATATTGCGGTAGGGCAGTCTACCGCGTTGTATGTATTGCCTAGATACTTAGAACATTTTTGTGCCGCTTATCCCGGTATTCGCATCAATTTGCATAATGTTGAAGGTCAGAGCGGCATGAAAAAGCTGCTTGAAGACCAAGTGGATTTGGCGGTTGGGCCGTTATTACAGATTCCTGATACGATCGTGTATAAACCGTTTGCCTCATTTGGATCTATTCTGATCACGCCTGAAGATCACCCGTTAGCCGGATTAAAACGCAAGATTACGTTGGAAGATATTGGGCCGTATGGCTTAATTTTACCGCCGCGTAATATGAGTACCTGGCGCATGGTGGATACCGTATTCCGCCAAAATGAAGTGCCCTATTCGGTGGCAATGGAAGCCGGTGGGTGGGAAATTGTCAAAAAGTATGTGGAAATGGGCTTGGGTGTTTCGATTGTTACCGAAGTCTGTTTGACTGGGCATGAGAAAATCGTGGCAATTCCGCTCAGTGATTACTTTCCTGCACGCAGCTATGGCTTGATTGTACGGCGGGGCAAGTTTTTCACCCCGCAGGCAAAGCGTTTTATTGAGATGTTTGACGAAAAATTCTTTATGGAAGAGATGTAA